A window of Chloroflexota bacterium contains these coding sequences:
- the trpC gene encoding indole-3-glycerol phosphate synthase TrpC, with translation MILEDILRSTRRRLAEAKSHLPQKELEALALKASPPRDFAAALKGGGTAIIAEIKRASPSRGDLCSHLDPALLARSYWQAGAVALSVITEPEFFKGSFEDLARAREATPLPVLAKGFFLDPYQLYQARGSGADAVLFIAGALGERLLAELMALAHNLGMASLVEMHRREEVRTALNAGARLIGINNRDLDTFLVDINTTLRLLPLIPKGVLVVSESGIKSQKDIEVLKKSGVRAFLVGEALVLAPDPEKKLRELCGQG, from the coding sequence CGGAGGCAAAGAGCCATCTTCCCCAGAAGGAACTGGAGGCCCTGGCTCTCAAGGCCTCGCCGCCCCGCGACTTTGCCGCCGCTTTGAAGGGGGGAGGCACAGCCATCATCGCTGAAATCAAGAGGGCTTCACCTTCCCGGGGGGACCTGTGTTCTCATCTGGACCCCGCACTCCTGGCCCGGTCCTACTGGCAGGCGGGGGCGGTCGCCCTCTCCGTCATCACCGAGCCGGAGTTCTTTAAGGGTAGCTTTGAGGACCTGGCCAGGGCCCGGGAGGCCACCCCCCTCCCGGTGCTGGCCAAGGGCTTCTTTTTGGACCCCTACCAGCTCTACCAGGCCAGGGGCAGCGGGGCGGATGCTGTCCTTTTCATCGCGGGAGCCCTGGGGGAAAGATTACTCGCGGAGCTGATGGCCCTTGCCCACAACCTGGGAATGGCCTCCCTGGTGGAGATGCACCGGAGGGAGGAGGTAAGGACAGCCCTCAATGCGGGGGCCCGGCTTATAGGGATAAACAACCGGGACCTGGACACCTTCTTGGTTGACATAAATACGACCCTCAGGCTCCTGCCCCTTATACCGAAGGGGGTCCTGGTGGTGAGCGAGAGCGGGATCAAGAGTCAAAAGGACATTGAAGTCCTGAAGAAATCGGGGGTGAGGGCCTTCCTGGTGGGGGAGGCCCTGGTCCTGGCCCCCGACCCTGAAAAAAAGCTCAGGGAGCTTTGTGGTCAGGGTTAA
- the trpB gene encoding tryptophan synthase subunit beta — protein sequence MSLPDRRGYFGPYGGRYVPETLIPALQELEREYSRARREPAFWQELEGLLRDYAGRPTPLYFARSLTERLGGGRILLKREDLCHTGAHKINNALGQALLARRLGKRLVVAETGAGQHGVATAAVCAQMGLKCLVFMGEDDIERQSANVFRMRLLGAEVRPVASGTKTLKDAINEAIRYWVTHVQEAYYLLGSVVGPHPYPTMVRDFQSVIGRESREQVQKEYGRLPDYIVACVGGGSNSIGIFYPFLEDNDVNLIGVEAAGKGLRSGGHAASLVKGEVGTLHGARSYLLQDEYGQVSSTHSIAPGLDYPGVGPEHSYLKDTGRVKYVAVGDAQALDAFQLLCRTEGILPALEPAHALFHACRIAKRLSPDRLILVCLSGRGDKDIHIVAEALGGMPSGQE from the coding sequence GTGTCCTTACCTGACCGGAGGGGCTATTTTGGCCCCTATGGGGGCCGCTATGTCCCCGAAACGCTTATCCCCGCACTCCAGGAGCTGGAGCGGGAGTACTCGCGGGCCCGTAGGGAACCCGCCTTCTGGCAGGAGCTGGAGGGCCTGCTCCGGGACTATGCAGGCCGGCCCACGCCCCTCTATTTTGCCCGCTCCCTCACCGAAAGGCTGGGAGGGGGCAGAATCCTCCTCAAGCGGGAGGACCTCTGCCATACCGGCGCCCATAAGATAAACAACGCCCTGGGCCAGGCGCTCCTGGCCCGGCGGCTGGGCAAGAGACTGGTGGTGGCCGAGACAGGGGCCGGCCAGCACGGGGTGGCCACCGCCGCCGTCTGCGCCCAGATGGGCCTGAAGTGCCTCGTCTTCATGGGCGAGGACGACATAGAACGCCAGTCGGCCAACGTCTTCCGAATGAGGCTCCTTGGGGCGGAGGTGCGACCTGTGGCCTCGGGCACAAAGACCCTCAAGGATGCCATCAACGAGGCCATCCGCTACTGGGTGACCCATGTCCAGGAGGCCTACTATCTCCTGGGCTCGGTGGTGGGGCCCCACCCCTACCCCACGATGGTCCGGGACTTCCAGAGCGTCATCGGCCGCGAGAGCCGCGAGCAGGTGCAGAAAGAATACGGCCGCCTGCCGGACTACATCGTGGCCTGTGTGGGGGGTGGCTCCAACTCCATCGGCATCTTCTATCCCTTTCTTGAGGACAACGATGTGAACCTCATCGGGGTGGAGGCGGCGGGGAAGGGCCTGAGGAGCGGGGGGCACGCCGCCTCCCTGGTCAAGGGGGAGGTGGGGACCCTCCACGGAGCGCGCTCCTATCTACTCCAGGATGAATACGGCCAGGTCTCATCCACCCATTCCATCGCCCCTGGCCTGGACTACCCGGGGGTGGGGCCTGAGCACAGCTATCTCAAGGACACTGGCAGGGTGAAGTATGTGGCCGTGGGCGATGCCCAGGCGCTGGATGCCTTCCAGCTCCTCTGCCGGACCGAGGGCATCCTCCCCGCCCTGGAGCCCGCCCACGCCCTCTTCCATGCCTGCCGGATAGCCAAAAGGCTCTCCCCGGACAGGCTCATCCTTGTCTGCCTCTCGGGCCGGGGGGACAAGGACATCCACATCGTGGCCGAGGCCCTGGGCGGCATGCCGTCGGGGCAAGAGTAG
- a CDS encoding phosphoribosylanthranilate isomerase — protein MVRVKICGITSLEDALVALEAGAYALGFVFASSPRQIDPETASRIISRLPPLVTKVGVFVDAPLARVREVMAGCHLDLAQLHGEESPEYCQELSPRVVKAFRVRDDGVLSQLPRYQLAAYLLDSYVPGVAGGSGRTFDWEIALQARKYGPIILSGGLNPENVRRAIELVRPYGVDVSSGVEARPGKKDPEKLKAFFKAVMEAEGVLT, from the coding sequence GTGGTCAGGGTTAAGATCTGCGGCATCACCAGCCTGGAGGACGCCCTTGTGGCCCTGGAGGCCGGGGCGTATGCCCTGGGCTTTGTCTTCGCCTCCAGCCCCCGGCAGATAGACCCGGAAACGGCATCCCGCATCATCTCCCGCCTTCCCCCCCTGGTGACCAAGGTGGGGGTCTTTGTGGATGCCCCCCTGGCCCGGGTAAGAGAGGTGATGGCAGGGTGTCACCTGGACCTGGCCCAGCTCCACGGCGAGGAAAGCCCGGAATACTGTCAGGAGCTTTCTCCGCGTGTCGTCAAGGCCTTCCGGGTGCGGGATGACGGGGTCCTTTCTCAGCTCCCCCGCTACCAGCTGGCGGCCTACCTGCTGGACAGCTATGTCCCGGGTGTGGCGGGGGGCTCGGGCCGGACTTTTGACTGGGAAATAGCCCTCCAGGCCAGGAAGTACGGGCCTATCATCCTGTCCGGGGGCCTCAACCCTGAGAATGTACGCCGGGCCATAGAGCTGGTCAGGCCCTACGGGGTGGATGTCTCCAGCGGGGTGGAGGCCCGGCCCGGGAAGAAGGACCCGGAGAAGCTCAAAGCCTTCTTCAAGGCAGTAATGGAGGCTGAGGGTGTCCTTACCTGA